The Trichoderma breve strain T069 chromosome 2, whole genome shotgun sequence DNA segment ATGGACAGGATACCCGGGACCGAGGGCGGCGTTGTCGCAGATGATTCAATTGTCCGCCAGACATCGCCGCCAATTGTTGCCTTCGACAGAGCCGCCGACAGCAAGACGCAGAACGCGCAGATTGCAGCGGGCGTGCTGCTGGGCACGAGCGACGAAGACCGCGGTGCTGGCGATGGGAATTCAATCGCGACGTCGAATGGGCGCGGCTCAAGGACGAGACGCAGGACGAcgctggcgaggctgaagCATGTCTTGATGACGTTTGGCAAGTTTGTGGGACCTGGCTTCATGGTTTCCGTTGCGTACAGTAAGTCGGTGCCTCGAGAGTTCTCTCCCCTCATGAACGATACATGATGGAACgacagaaaaagagaaggatgAGACAAAGCTAACCTGATATCTTCGCATAGTCGATCCTGGCAACTACTCTACCGACATTGCGGCGGGCTCTTCGTACCGCTTcaagctcctcttcatcgtcctgcTCAGCAACATCTTtgccatcctcctccagaGCCTCGCCATCCAACTGGGCACCGTCACGGGGCTTGATCTCGCGTCGGCATGTCGTGCTTACCTGCCACGATGGCTCAACTACTTTCTCTACGTGCTCGCTGAAGTTGCCATTATCGCTACTGACATTGCCGAGGTATGCAACGCTCACATTCCCATTTGAAGCCATCTGGTGTGCTAATTGTTGTATCTTGTTAGGTCATTGGCACGGCCATTGCACTCAACCTCCTCATCCCCAAGCTGCCTCTCGTTGCCGGCTGCGCTCTATCCATCCTCGACGTCAtggccatcctcgtcttttACCGCCCAGACGGCTCCATGAAGGGCCTCCGCGTCTTCGAgttcttcgtcctcctcctggtCCTGGGCGTCGtcatctgcttctgcatCCAGCTCTCGCTCATCCAGCACACCAGCGTCGGCGAGGTCTTCAAGGGCTACCTCCCCTCCTCGGCCATTGTCCAGTCCGACGGCCTCTACCAGGCCTGTGGCATCCTCGGCGCCACCGTCATGCCTCACAGCCTGTACCTCGGATCCGGCATCGTCAAGCCACGCCTCAGGGATTACGACCAGAAGCACAACCTCATGCCCCCGGAACCCGTGTCGGCGGCGTCATCCACCATGGACGAGAATTACGATAAGATCCACTACATTCCCTCTCTGGCCGCCATTAAGCACTGCCTCAAGTACTCAATCACCGAGCTGGCGCTGTCGCTCTTCACTTTTGCCCTGTTCGTCAACTCGGCCATCCTCATCGTTGCCGGTGCCTCGCTGTACGGCAACCCAGACGCCCTTACCGCAGACATCTTTGGCATCCACCAGCTGCTTTCCAAGAGCATCTCGTCCGGCGCCGGAACCATCTTTGCCCTGGCACTCCTCCTTTCGGGTATCTCGGCTGGTATCGTATGCACCATCGCCGGCCAGATGGTCAGTGAGGGCGCTCTGcgatggaagatgaagcccTGGTTACGACGCCTCATCACGCgatccatcagcatcacgccttccatcatcatcgccggtGCGGTTGGGCAAACGGGTCTCGATAAGGCCCTCAACGCCTCTCAGGTAGTGCTCAGCACCGTGCTGCCGTTTGTGACATTCCCGCTCATCTACTTCACTGCTCGGTCACGGTACATGACGGTGCAGCCCGGTCTAGCCCGACTCCAAATCGAGTCGAGAGATGACGGCCGACCGATTGGCCAGGCAGGGACGGACATGTCCAACGGCTGGGTGCTCATCATTCTCAGCGCCCTTGTCTGGTTGCTCATTGCGGTAATGAATGTCGCTAATCTGGTATTGTTAGGACTAGGCAATGCGTgattagctttttttttacttttctttcttcttttcttttttctttcttctttttagcTTCTTTTCTGATGAAATGttgattcttttttattGCTGCATGGCGCTGCGATGCGAATGCTAAAATTAGATGTCGGTTCTGATAGAGTTGGATGGGCGTGGGGGTTGAAAAGTATGGCTACAAACTTACACACACCATGAATCATGTGTATACGCGTAATAGTATTAGAGATGTAGTCgatatatatacttataCTAGTCCTGATACCATATCCCGACACTTACCCTTGAGCCTGACGCTACGTATTATACTATTTGTCTTGGAGATCAGTTGATCACTGTCTTAACAAGTAACAGCCTTTAGGCCAAAACCTCGCGCATCATTTACCAGTCAAgtggaggacagaaaaagcgagaccggGAAGATTTTGAGCACCCACGAGTTGAACCATACGCCTACAAaaggagtagctgctatatctacatgtttctagtaactgctactatatgtacgtattcattttgcgctctcgctttttctgaccttgGCTTGGGAACCTGGAATCAACTGCACAGCCTTCCAAATCAAGCCATTGATATCCACCATAGAAAATGCACGTAAAATGCTCCATTCAACCCAATCCAAGTCTTCCGTTGAAACCTGGAATAAGATAAAAAAATCCAGTCCAGAAACAAAGCCGTTTCAAAACCAAACTtgcaagacaaaaaaaaccGGGCGGACAAAAAGCGACGTCACCGCATGCCCCCACCGCCAAAAGCCCCGAAACATCTCCAGCCCCGCGTTTTAATCACCCAAACGGACCCTCAAAACTGGGCAACGCATTTGCCGAATCTCCCCCTCCAAACGCCGCACCGAAAAAGGATCATCATCGGCTGATGCCAATCGTTTTTCCTGACAGCTTGGGCGGTGAAATCCAAGAACATCAGGCCGGAAATCAGGCGGCCTGCTCGGGGTTGCGCGACATACGAACAAACAAGGAGTTGAGCTTTTGTTTCGAAATAGCTGCCTTATTAGCTCAGCTGAGCTGCCTTGCGACAACGTGGCGCTGCGGATGTTTGGTTTGAGCTGAATATCGTGGCACAAGAGACGAGCTCGTCAAACCTCACAGCTGTATAAATACACCAGCAACCGCGGCGATATCGTGAGACAGCTTCTGGAAGCTCCCTTTCACTGTGCGGTGCTGCTCAAGGACCCAGACTTATACTACTGCTCTCTACCTGCCAGCTAAGCTTCACCTCTGTCGTCCAACATGTTCCAACAAGTAAAGCCAGCTCCAACCCTCTCCCCAACCTCGTGAATCGCCATAGCCAGATGATGCTAACTGAACGCTCCCTCCCTACAGAAGAAGCCATACTCGGCCGTCACGGTCACCATCGAGACGCTCACCTCCGAGGCCtacgaagaggaagaccTCAGCGGCATCCCCGACCTCGTCGAggtcatcaccatccaagCCTCCGGCCCCACGGAGGCCGCCCGCGCCATTCGAAAGAAGCTCAAGTACGGCAACGTGCACCGCCAGATCCGCGCCCTGGTCCTACTCGACGGCCTCATCCAAAACGCCGGCCCGCGCTTCACGCGCACGTTTGCCGACGAGCCTTTGCTGGAGCGGCTGCGCGTGTGCGGCACGTCCGACCTCTCGGATCCCGAGGTCAGGAAGAAGTGCAGGGAGCTGTTCAACAGCTGGTCCCAGTATGGCAACAAACCGGGCCTGGAGAGGATTGCTCGGCTGAGCAAGGAGCTGCCGAAGCGAAAGGTTGGCGTCACGCAGGAGAGATCGCGCGTACTCAAGGAAACCGAGAACCCATTcggcgatgaggaagacgacgagccaACGTCTCCGAAATCCCCATCTCCTCCTGCCGCCGgcccgtcgtcgtcgtcccaCAGTCGTACGTCTCATAGCCGCGAATCGTCACTGGTCGATTCGTTCAAGCGTCAGCAATCCTCCGTGTCCAGCAGTAGCGGGTCTATATTCAGCAGCTCcgacaagaaaaagaagagcggcagcaGTAGCAAGACCAAGGGCAAGAGGAAGCCCTTTAACCTGGAGGCTGAAAAGGAGGGGATGAAGTCTGTCATTGCAGAGTCATCACTGGCGGCAACGAACCTGCTCAACGTCTTGCAGACGATCAACCGTGAACGGGAGCGTATCTCCGAGAACAACTTGGCTGTCGAGAGATTTGAGTCCTGCAAGCTTCTCCGCAGAAAGGTGTTGCGCTTTGTAAGTCGTCATCATATAcccctctcttctgcttTTGTCTCTATTCAGCAGATCTAACTCTAGAGCAGGTTCATCACGTCGAACATGAACAGTGGCTAGGTCCACTCCTCCATGCCAACGACGAACTGGTCCACGCCCTCATGACCTTTGAACAGCTCGACCAGTCTGTCGATGCCGACAGCGACTCTGACGACGAACTTGCGGAGCAAGCTCACCTATACCGAAGTAAGAACTACTACAACCTCCTGACAAATCCCCAAAACCTCGCATTCGTTTGAACCTTGAGACTGACCCCGATCCCCTAGTGGCTGCtataaaaggaaaagaagaactGGCCGCCAAGGAGGCTTCATCCCCCCCAGCCCGGGCCGAGCATCCCGACATCGCCGGTCTGAGCATCAACTCGTCCCCAAGAGCGACCCCGCCTCC contains these protein-coding regions:
- a CDS encoding VHS domain-containing protein encodes the protein MFQQKKPYSAVTVTIETLTSEAYEEEDLSGIPDLVEVITIQASGPTEAARAIRKKLKYGNVHRQIRALVLLDGLIQNAGPRFTRTFADEPLLERLRVCGTSDLSDPEVRKKCRELFNSWSQYGNKPGLERIARLSKELPKRKVGVTQERSRVLKETENPFGDEEDDEPTRTSHSRESSLVDSFKRQQSSVSSSSGSIFSSSDKKKKSGSSSKTKGKRKPFNLEAEKEGMKSVIAESSLAATNLLNVLQTINRERERISENNLAVERFESCKLLRRKVLRFVHHVEHEQWLGPLLHANDELVHALMTFEQLDQSVDADSDSDDELAEQAHLYRMAAIKGKEELAAKEASSPPARAEHPDIAGLSINSSPRATPPPRPASKPAFSAPPIPPPLPSNPRPTAQQRQGSYLSDEEDDDDPFADRNIVE
- a CDS encoding natural resistance-associated macrophage protein domain-containing protein, which encodes MDRIPGTEGGVVADDSIVRQTSPPIVAFDRAADSKTQNAQIAAGVLLGTSDEDRGAGDGNSIATSNGRGSRTRRRTTLARLKHVLMTFGKFVGPGFMVSVAYIDPGNYSTDIAAGSSYRFKLLFIVLLSNIFAILLQSLAIQLGTVTGLDLASACRAYLPRWLNYFLYVLAEVAIIATDIAEVIGTAIALNLLIPKLPLVAGCALSILDVMAILVFYRPDGSMKGLRVFEFFVLLLVLGVVICFCIQLSLIQHTSVGEVFKGYLPSSAIVQSDGLYQACGILGATVMPHSLYLGSGIVKPRLRDYDQKHNLMPPEPVSAASSTMDENYDKIHYIPSLAAIKHCLKYSITELALSLFTFALFVNSAILIVAGASLYGNPDALTADIFGIHQLLSKSISSGAGTIFALALLLSGISAGIVCTIAGQMVSEGALRWKMKPWLRRLITRSISITPSIIIAGAVGQTGLDKALNASQVVLSTVLPFVTFPLIYFTARSRYMTVQPGLARLQIESRDDGRPIGQAGTDMSNGWVLIILSALVWLLIAVMNVANLVLLGLGNA